The genomic window GATTGAGCAGCTTCGCTGACTCCGAATTCAATATCAACTGGAATATCCAATGCATTGGCTATCACATGTGAAGTGGTACCGATTGCTGCAACCTTATCGATTGAACTTAATCCATAGTTTTCATATTTGCCATCATAGATTTCCTTAATTAAGTCCATGTCAACGGACCTTGATCCTCCTTGCTTTATTGGAGGCAATGTAATTATTAAGATTTTGCTTTCCTTAATTTCTATAGTTCCCTTAAGGTTTGTTAAAGCAACATCGAAACCTTTTTTAGTGTCCAATATCACATCTGCATAAGCGTCGGTCTGTGCATTGATTGAAGCATATAATCTGCCATCTTCCATATACAATCCCACTTCGTCACCTTCCTTCAAATCCTCTTTGGCGATAGCAGGCCAGGTGGATTTATAGTAGGTCATGGTTTCAAGAACGCTGTCGGAATACTTTCTTAAGGTTATGGCATCCTTTTTGACTTTATTGATTCCCTTTTGGGTAATCTTATATGGTGCCCTGCCGTCCTTGGATGTGATGT from Methanobrevibacter sp. includes these protein-coding regions:
- a CDS encoding MarR family transcriptional regulator → MEILQKRGALTHFQILGEISKQEPNLKQKDLAERLGITIQAVSENIKTLTELGYITSKDGRAPYKITQKGINKVKKDAITLRKYSDSVLETMTYYKSTWPAIAKEDLKEGDEVGLYMEDGRLYASINAQTDAYADVILDTKKGFDVALTNLKGTIEIKESKILIITLPPIKQGGSRSVDMDLIKEIYDGKYENYGLSSIDKVAAIGTTSHVIANALDIPVDIEFGVSEAAQSAVRKGLNVMILSIGDMSKNISKDLEEANVPYQVIDAKKSIIEI